One region of Pseudomonas alvandae genomic DNA includes:
- a CDS encoding DUF2782 domain-containing protein, translating into MRTLNRLLLAGLFAFTPIAVMAADDAPSADPDVTIRTEGDKTIQEYRQNGFLYAIKVTPKNGKPYFLVRADGTDANFIRSDQPDMLIPSWKIFEW; encoded by the coding sequence ATGCGTACACTAAATCGCCTGTTACTCGCTGGCTTGTTTGCATTCACCCCGATAGCCGTCATGGCGGCGGACGACGCACCCTCGGCGGACCCGGATGTCACTATCCGCACCGAAGGCGACAAAACCATCCAGGAATATCGGCAAAACGGCTTTCTGTACGCGATCAAGGTCACGCCCAAGAACGGCAAGCCTTATTTCCTGGTACGCGCCGACGGCACTGATGCAAACTTCATCCGCTCGGACCAGCCGGATATGCTGATCCCTTCGTGGAAAATCTTTGAGTGGTGA
- a CDS encoding homoserine kinase: MSVFTPLARPELETFLAPYGLGRLLDFQGIAAGSENTNFFISLEQGEFVLTLVERGPVQEMPFFIELLDVLHDANLPVPYALRTTDGVALRELAGKPALLQPRLAGKHIKQANAQHCAQVGELLAHLHLATKDNMIKRKTDRGLDWMEEEGGKLLSHLDTEPRQLLEAALEEISLKKVGILALPRANIHADLFRDNAMFEGTHLTGLIDFYNACSGPMLYDVAIALNDWCSDDDGVLDGPRARALLGAYAALRPFTAAEAQLWPTMLRVACVRFWLSRLIAAESFAGQDVLIHDPMEFQQRLAQRQKVHALLPFAL, from the coding sequence ATGTCTGTGTTCACGCCCCTGGCTCGGCCCGAGCTGGAAACCTTTCTCGCCCCTTATGGGCTTGGCCGTCTACTTGATTTCCAGGGGATTGCTGCCGGCAGCGAAAACACCAATTTTTTCATCAGCCTGGAGCAGGGTGAATTCGTCCTGACCCTGGTCGAACGTGGCCCGGTGCAGGAAATGCCGTTCTTCATCGAACTGCTGGACGTTCTGCACGACGCCAATCTGCCGGTGCCTTACGCCTTGCGTACGACAGACGGCGTTGCGCTGCGGGAACTGGCGGGCAAACCGGCGCTGCTGCAACCGCGCCTGGCCGGCAAGCACATCAAGCAGGCCAACGCCCAGCACTGCGCCCAAGTCGGCGAATTGCTCGCGCATCTGCACTTGGCGACCAAGGACAACATGATCAAACGCAAGACCGATCGTGGCCTGGACTGGATGGAGGAGGAGGGCGGCAAACTGCTGTCGCACCTTGATACCGAGCCACGTCAGTTGCTGGAAGCTGCGCTGGAGGAAATTTCGCTGAAGAAAGTCGGCATCCTGGCGCTGCCCCGGGCCAACATCCATGCAGACCTGTTCCGTGACAACGCGATGTTCGAGGGCACGCACCTGACCGGACTGATCGACTTTTACAACGCCTGCTCCGGGCCGATGCTGTACGACGTCGCCATCGCATTGAATGACTGGTGTTCGGATGACGACGGTGTGCTCGATGGCCCACGGGCGAGGGCATTGCTGGGCGCCTATGCGGCGCTACGGCCGTTCACCGCCGCCGAGGCGCAATTGTGGCCGACCATGCTGCGTGTGGCATGCGTGCGGTTCTGGTTGTCGCGGCTGATCGCCGCCGAGTCGTTCGCTGGTCAGGATGTGTTGATCCACGATCCGATGGAATTCCAGCAGCGGTTGGCGCAGCGGCAGAAGGTCCACGCGTTGTTGCCTTTCGCCCTATAA
- a CDS encoding thiol:disulfide interchange protein DsbA/DsbL, whose amino-acid sequence MRNLIISAALVAASLFGMAAQANAEESKAPYVELTNPVPVAVPGKIEVVELFWYGCPHCYAFEPVINPWVEKLPSDVNFVRIPAMFGGPWDAHGQMFLTLEAMGVEHQVHAAVFNAIQKEGKKLTKKEDMAEFLATQGVDKDKFLATFDSFAIQGQIKKARELAKKYEITGVPTMIVNGKYRFDIGSAGGANEALQLADKLIAKERAATKAAAN is encoded by the coding sequence ATGCGTAATCTGATCATCAGCGCCGCGCTCGTCGCTGCCAGCCTGTTCGGCATGGCCGCCCAAGCCAACGCCGAGGAATCGAAGGCCCCTTACGTCGAGTTGACCAACCCCGTTCCGGTGGCTGTGCCTGGCAAGATCGAAGTGGTGGAACTGTTCTGGTACGGTTGCCCGCATTGCTATGCGTTCGAGCCAGTCATCAACCCATGGGTTGAAAAACTGCCTTCGGACGTGAACTTCGTGCGCATTCCGGCCATGTTCGGCGGCCCATGGGACGCCCACGGCCAGATGTTCCTGACCCTCGAAGCCATGGGCGTCGAGCACCAGGTTCACGCAGCGGTGTTCAATGCGATCCAGAAAGAAGGCAAGAAGCTGACCAAGAAAGAAGACATGGCCGAGTTCCTCGCGACCCAGGGCGTCGACAAGGACAAGTTCCTGGCCACGTTTGACTCCTTTGCTATCCAGGGGCAGATCAAAAAGGCTCGTGAGCTGGCGAAGAAATACGAAATCACTGGCGTACCGACCATGATCGTCAACGGCAAATACCGCTTTGACATCGGCTCCGCTGGCGGCGCGAACGAAGCACTGCAACTGGCCGACAAGCTGATCGCCAAAGAGCGGGCGGCGACCAAGGCCGCTGCCAACTAA
- a CDS encoding zinc ABC transporter substrate-binding protein ZnuA, producing the protein MSRFFSLFVAFVASFLLIGSAQADVKVLTSIKPLQLIAAAVQDGVAVPEVLLPPGASPHHYALRPSDVRKVQSVDLLYWIGPDMEGFLPRVLNGRTLPSVAVQDLPGLTLRHFAEDSASHEDHDDGGDEHDHDHRPGTVDAHLWLSPHNARVIAARMAADLSAADPANAARYQSNLKGFNQRLDALDARLKTRLAGIAGKPYFVFHEAFDYFEDNYGLKHAGVFAVAAEVQPGAQHVAAMRTRLQAVGKTCVFSEPPLRPRLAETLVAGLPVKLAELDALGGYTPATAQGYEQLLEKLGNDLAGCLESL; encoded by the coding sequence GTGTCCCGATTTTTTTCGCTCTTTGTCGCTTTTGTCGCAAGTTTCCTGCTGATTGGCTCGGCCCAGGCCGACGTCAAGGTGCTCACCAGCATCAAGCCGTTGCAATTGATTGCCGCCGCCGTGCAGGACGGCGTGGCCGTTCCGGAAGTGCTGCTGCCGCCGGGCGCTTCGCCCCATCACTACGCGTTGCGGCCCTCCGATGTGCGCAAGGTGCAATCGGTGGACCTGCTGTACTGGATCGGGCCGGACATGGAAGGTTTCCTACCGCGTGTGCTGAACGGTCGTACGTTGCCATCGGTTGCGGTGCAGGACCTACCGGGGCTCACGTTGCGTCATTTCGCCGAGGACAGCGCGTCCCACGAAGATCATGACGATGGCGGCGATGAGCACGATCATGATCATCGCCCCGGCACCGTGGATGCCCACCTGTGGCTGTCGCCGCACAATGCGCGCGTGATCGCCGCCAGGATGGCGGCTGACCTGAGCGCAGCGGATCCGGCGAATGCTGCCCGTTATCAAAGCAACCTCAAGGGTTTCAACCAGCGCCTCGATGCCTTGGACGCGCGCCTCAAGACACGCTTGGCCGGGATCGCGGGCAAGCCGTATTTCGTCTTCCATGAAGCATTCGATTATTTCGAAGACAACTATGGACTCAAGCACGCCGGGGTGTTCGCCGTGGCCGCCGAAGTCCAGCCCGGCGCCCAGCACGTGGCGGCCATGCGCACGCGCTTGCAGGCGGTGGGCAAGACCTGCGTCTTCAGCGAACCACCGTTGCGCCCGCGCCTGGCCGAAACCCTGGTGGCCGGGTTGCCGGTGAAACTGGCGGAGCTGGACGCGCTGGGTGGCTACACCCCGGCGACGGCGCAGGGGTATGAGCAGTTGTTGGAGAAGTTGGGGAATGATTTGGCGGGGTGTTTGGAGTCGCTATAG
- a CDS encoding c-type cytochrome, producing the protein MTKWLLAAGVLMPLYSAQATQDPEAVYNRVCGACHSGQLPTAPRKGDREAWTPRLAKGMGTLVQHVTQGFKAMPPRGLCMDCSAEDYQAIIQWMSE; encoded by the coding sequence ATGACGAAATGGCTGCTAGCTGCCGGTGTCTTGATGCCGCTTTACAGCGCTCAGGCTACACAGGATCCGGAAGCTGTGTACAACCGTGTTTGTGGTGCTTGTCATTCCGGCCAACTGCCCACGGCACCCCGCAAGGGTGACCGGGAAGCTTGGACGCCAAGGTTGGCGAAAGGTATGGGGACGCTGGTGCAACACGTGACCCAGGGTTTCAAGGCGATGCCGCCGCGTGGTTTGTGCATGGACTGCAGTGCCGAGGATTACCAAGCCATCATCCAGTGGATGAGCGAGTAA
- a CDS encoding endonuclease/exonuclease/phosphatase family protein produces the protein MARWSTERVVGLHEARVNEHHVASTGLPADSRLRLLSFNIQVGISTERYRHYLTRGWQHVLPHTGRAGNLQKIGDLLKDFDLVALQEADGGSLRSGYVNQVEHLAQLGAFPYWYQQLNRNLGRLGQHSNGVLSRLRPWAIEDHPLPGPKGRGAILARFGEGPEALIVVMMHLALGARTRTMQLAYIRELIGGYKHQVLMGDMNTHATDLLQTSPLRDLGLLAPQLEATFPSWRPQRCLDHILLSPTLTLERVEVLAQPISDHLPVAVEIRLPGSLTADAFPALSPAPRGSDE, from the coding sequence ATGGCCCGCTGGAGCACCGAACGCGTTGTTGGCCTGCATGAAGCACGGGTCAACGAGCATCATGTCGCGTCCACGGGCCTGCCTGCCGACAGTCGTTTGCGGCTGCTCAGTTTCAATATCCAGGTCGGTATCAGCACCGAACGTTACCGGCATTACCTGACCCGGGGTTGGCAACATGTGCTGCCCCATACGGGACGCGCCGGCAATCTGCAGAAGATCGGCGACCTGTTGAAGGATTTCGATCTGGTGGCCTTGCAGGAAGCCGACGGCGGAAGCCTGAGGTCCGGCTACGTCAACCAGGTCGAGCACCTTGCCCAACTGGGCGCGTTTCCCTATTGGTACCAGCAACTCAATCGCAACCTCGGACGTCTCGGCCAGCACAGCAATGGTGTGTTGAGCCGCTTGCGACCGTGGGCGATCGAAGACCATCCGCTGCCGGGCCCCAAGGGCCGCGGCGCGATCCTCGCGCGTTTCGGCGAAGGTCCGGAGGCGCTGATCGTGGTCATGATGCACCTGGCGCTCGGGGCGCGTACTCGCACGATGCAACTGGCGTACATTCGCGAGCTGATTGGCGGCTACAAGCATCAGGTGCTGATGGGCGACATGAACACCCATGCCACCGACCTGTTGCAGACCTCCCCCCTGCGCGACCTTGGTCTGCTGGCTCCGCAACTTGAAGCGACATTCCCCAGCTGGCGTCCTCAACGCTGCCTGGACCATATCCTGCTGAGCCCGACCCTGACCCTCGAACGGGTCGAGGTGCTGGCCCAGCCCATTTCCGATCACCTGCCCGTCGCGGTCGAAATACGTTTGCCGGGTTCGCTCACGGCTGATGCATTCCCCGCGCTGAGTCCTGCCCCTCGCGGATCCGATGAATGA
- the yihA gene encoding ribosome biogenesis GTP-binding protein YihA/YsxC, whose translation MQLKNPILGLCQQSTFMLSAAKVDQCPDDEGFEVAFAGRSNAGKSSALNTLTHASLARTSKTPGRTQLLNFFKLDDERRLVDLPGYGYAKVPIPLKQHWQRHLEAYLGSRESLKGLILMMDIRHPMTDFDLLMLDWAVASGMPMHILLTKADKLTYGAAKNTLLKVQSEIRKGWGDTITIQLFSAPKRMGLEEAYTVLADWMELADKGSDAAE comes from the coding sequence ATGCAACTGAAGAACCCTATCCTCGGCCTGTGCCAACAGTCCACCTTCATGCTCAGCGCTGCCAAAGTCGATCAATGCCCTGACGACGAAGGCTTCGAAGTGGCTTTCGCCGGGCGTTCCAACGCCGGTAAGTCCAGCGCGCTGAACACCCTGACCCATGCGAGCCTGGCCCGTACTTCGAAAACTCCGGGCCGCACACAGCTCTTGAACTTCTTCAAGCTAGACGATGAACGCCGTTTGGTCGACCTGCCCGGCTACGGTTATGCCAAGGTGCCGATTCCGCTCAAGCAGCACTGGCAACGCCACCTGGAAGCCTACCTGGGCAGCCGAGAAAGCTTGAAGGGTTTGATTCTGATGATGGACATCCGCCATCCGATGACTGACTTCGACTTGCTGATGCTCGATTGGGCAGTCGCCAGCGGCATGCCGATGCACATTCTGCTGACCAAAGCCGACAAACTCACCTACGGCGCCGCGAAGAACACGCTGCTCAAGGTGCAGTCGGAGATTCGCAAGGGCTGGGGCGATACGATCACCATCCAGTTGTTCTCGGCCCCCAAGCGCATGGGGTTGGAAGAAGCCTACACGGTGCTGGCCGACTGGATGGAGCTGGCGGACAAGGGCAGCGACGCGGCTGAATAA
- a CDS encoding c-type cytochrome, giving the protein MNKLIVSLLLTLGMSGVAHAAGDAAAGQAKAAVCGACHGPDGNSMAPNFPKLAGQGERYLTKQLHDIKDGKRVVLEMTGLLTNLSDQDLSDIAAYFASQKGSVGAADPKLVARGEALFRGGDLDKGLPACTGCHSPNGSGNAAAGFPHLGGQHAQYVTKQLTDFRKEEGGRANDGDAMTMRTIARKLSDEDIAAVSSYIQGLH; this is encoded by the coding sequence ATGAACAAACTGATCGTGAGTCTGCTGTTGACCTTGGGGATGTCCGGCGTAGCCCACGCCGCAGGCGATGCCGCCGCCGGCCAGGCAAAAGCGGCCGTATGCGGGGCCTGCCACGGCCCGGATGGCAACAGCATGGCGCCCAACTTTCCGAAACTGGCGGGCCAGGGCGAGCGTTATCTGACCAAGCAATTGCATGACATCAAGGACGGCAAGCGTGTCGTCCTGGAAATGACCGGCCTGCTGACCAACCTGAGCGATCAGGACCTGTCGGACATCGCCGCTTATTTCGCCAGCCAGAAGGGCAGCGTCGGCGCCGCTGATCCAAAACTCGTGGCTCGCGGTGAAGCGCTGTTCCGCGGCGGCGACCTGGACAAGGGCCTGCCCGCCTGCACCGGCTGCCACTCGCCGAATGGCAGCGGCAACGCCGCCGCAGGCTTCCCACACCTGGGCGGCCAGCACGCGCAATACGTCACCAAGCAATTGACCGATTTCCGCAAGGAAGAAGGTGGTCGTGCCAACGACGGCGACGCGATGACCATGCGCACCATCGCGCGCAAGCTGAGCGACGAAGACATCGCCGCTGTGTCGAGTTATATCCAGGGTCTGCATTAA
- a CDS encoding diguanylate cyclase: MSDDAERWREKYLKSIEQQEKLERRWDARLDLLRRGLVRSTLAAEGTDRAVDQCMKEMREVVRTDNMDAALAALLPRLEKAVLDSEQRRETRAEQVSAALTALVAQLQSLPLPKEVSRPLKKFSKQLEARADQAREIPLLLSELSQLQGQAIRALDTPEEPSRPGLLQRLFGGHDHSEATPAPALTAEAEAAPLPSQPQAIDTAAAAPAPPLSKAEQVHAPDMTPEPVASIETVDEPGPAPAPAPAPAPVVSPAQPSIESAPTPDEPTEPAPAAQNPDELTPEEPPQPIFEATAVPEEPAELPAAIDPDESPYNLPDSPEPSYSSVARHIEDTLLGLLGDLTLPERHRPQAEAMRERLKNGLNWYELLPVLDDLAVLMLAITDSGQHEFEAYLQRLNDRLESFQNTLRAASEDHADHSSASREMDTQIREQVDGLQNSVQQADDLESLKHVLENHLEGLLGTMDQHQKQRDLREQEVSARLKSLAERVALMEQDALIVRENLEEQRQKALVDPLTGLPNRAAWSERLEREVEQWQRHGNSLLIAMLDLDHFKRINDNYGHLAGDRVLKLIASVLRKRIRGGDFIARFGGEEFVLLVPDTPLAAGAKLAEALRAAIEACPFHFKGEPVTVTVSMGMTAFKPGEHSDLVLKRADQALYRAKNAGRNRVELG; this comes from the coding sequence ATGAGCGACGACGCCGAACGCTGGAGAGAAAAATACCTCAAGAGCATCGAACAACAGGAAAAGCTCGAGCGCCGCTGGGACGCTCGGCTCGACTTGTTGCGTCGTGGCCTGGTGCGCAGCACCCTCGCCGCCGAGGGTACCGATCGGGCCGTGGACCAGTGCATGAAGGAAATGCGCGAAGTGGTGCGTACCGACAACATGGACGCCGCCCTCGCCGCCTTGCTTCCACGCCTGGAGAAAGCCGTACTTGATTCCGAACAGCGTCGCGAGACCCGCGCGGAACAGGTGAGCGCGGCGCTGACGGCCCTGGTCGCCCAGTTGCAGAGCCTGCCGCTGCCGAAGGAAGTCAGCCGGCCCCTGAAGAAATTCTCCAAGCAACTGGAGGCCCGGGCCGACCAGGCGCGGGAAATCCCGCTGTTGCTCAGTGAACTGAGCCAATTGCAAGGGCAGGCGATCAGGGCACTGGACACGCCGGAGGAGCCGAGCCGTCCCGGCCTGCTTCAACGACTGTTTGGCGGCCACGATCACTCGGAAGCGACACCCGCGCCCGCCCTGACGGCTGAAGCCGAAGCGGCCCCGCTGCCCTCCCAACCCCAAGCCATTGATACTGCAGCCGCGGCACCGGCGCCGCCGCTATCCAAAGCGGAACAAGTCCACGCACCGGACATGACGCCCGAGCCGGTGGCATCCATTGAAACAGTGGACGAGCCTGGTCCAGCACCAGCACCAGCACCAGCACCAGCACCCGTCGTGTCGCCTGCCCAGCCGAGCATCGAGTCGGCGCCGACCCCCGATGAACCCACCGAGCCGGCCCCCGCTGCCCAGAATCCCGACGAGCTGACGCCAGAGGAACCGCCCCAGCCCATCTTCGAGGCTACAGCGGTTCCGGAAGAACCTGCCGAGCTTCCCGCGGCGATCGATCCGGATGAGTCTCCCTATAATCTGCCTGATTCCCCGGAGCCGTCCTACAGCTCGGTCGCTCGCCACATCGAAGACACCTTGCTGGGGTTGCTGGGCGACCTGACATTGCCGGAGCGGCATCGTCCTCAAGCCGAGGCCATGCGGGAACGGCTGAAAAACGGCTTGAACTGGTACGAGTTGCTGCCGGTTCTCGACGACCTGGCTGTGCTCATGCTGGCGATCACCGACAGCGGCCAGCACGAATTCGAAGCTTATCTTCAGCGGCTGAACGATCGGCTGGAGTCGTTTCAAAACACCCTGCGGGCGGCCAGCGAAGACCATGCCGACCATTCATCGGCCTCCAGGGAGATGGACACCCAGATCCGCGAGCAGGTCGATGGCTTGCAAAACAGCGTGCAGCAGGCCGATGACCTGGAGAGCCTCAAGCACGTGCTGGAAAACCACCTTGAAGGTTTGCTCGGCACGATGGATCAGCACCAGAAACAACGGGATTTGCGCGAGCAGGAAGTGTCGGCTCGCCTGAAAAGCCTGGCCGAGCGCGTTGCATTGATGGAGCAGGACGCCCTGATCGTTCGGGAGAACCTGGAAGAGCAGCGGCAAAAGGCATTGGTCGATCCGCTGACGGGCTTGCCCAACCGCGCCGCCTGGAGCGAACGTCTCGAACGGGAAGTCGAGCAATGGCAGCGGCATGGCAACAGCTTGCTGATTGCCATGCTCGATCTGGATCATTTCAAGCGGATCAATGACAACTATGGCCACCTGGCCGGCGACCGCGTGCTGAAGCTCATCGCCTCGGTGCTGCGCAAGCGTATACGCGGTGGCGATTTCATTGCCCGCTTCGGCGGCGAGGAATTCGTCCTGCTGGTCCCCGATACGCCCCTGGCCGCTGGTGCAAAACTGGCCGAGGCGTTGCGCGCGGCCATCGAAGCCTGTCCGTTTCACTTCAAAGGCGAACCGGTCACGGTCACGGTGTCCATGGGCATGACGGCATTCAAACCGGGAGAACATAGCGATCTGGTGCTTAAAAGAGCCGATCAGGCGCTATATCGGGCTAAAAATGCAGGACGTAATCGCGTGGAGCTAGGCTGA
- the polA gene encoding DNA polymerase I: MSQAPLVLVDGSSYLYRAFHALPPLTTSKGLPTGAVKGVLNMLKSLRKQYPDSPFAVVFDAKGGTFRDALYAEYKANRPSMPDDMRVQIEPLHASVKALGFPLLCVDNVEADDVIGTLARSSAAADRPVVISTGDKDMAQLVDGHITLVNTMTGSALDVAGVKEKFGVAPEQIIDYLALMGDSSDNIPGVPGIGPKTASGLLVGVNGGLTELYSQLDIVATLPIRGAKTLAAKLEEHKEMAFLSYELATIKTDVPLDVGLDDLQMGAPDHEKLAELYTLLEFKSWFEENQRDAKRAGQEIVEVAEEQPGAAEAKYEVILDQARFDAWLAKLDKAPLFAFVTETNGGDAQHSQLVGLSFAVAPFEAAYIPLTHSYMGVPEQLDRDTVLKALKPLLEDPNKLKVGQHAKFETNILANCAIGGDQDNGILVQGIAFDTMLESYVLDSTATRHDMDSLALKYLGQSKTDFQDIAGKGVKQLTFDQISLELAGPYAAEDADVTFRLHQALQEKLAATPSLGKVLSEIEMPLMPVLARIERQGALVDANLLGAQSVELGEKLVALEREAFAIAGEEFNLGSPKQLGVILYEKLGLPVLSKTAKGQASTAEAVLAELAEQDYPLPKVLMQYRSLSKLKSTYTDRLPEQINSRTGRVHTNYQQAVAATGRLSSIDPNLQNIPIRTAEGRRIRQAFVAPKGYKLLAADYSQIELRIMAHLAKDEGLLHAFRNDLDVHRATAAEVFGVELQAVTHDQRRSAKAINFGLIYGMSAFGLAKQIGVDRKQSQAYIDRYFARYPGVLEYMERTRAQAAEQGFVETIFGRRLYLPDINAKNPALRKGAERTAINAPMQGTAADIIKKAMVAVDRWLATSGLDAKVILQVHDELVLEVREDLVDQVSGEIRQHMSAAATLDVPLLVEVGVGNNWDEAH, translated from the coding sequence ATGAGCCAAGCCCCCCTCGTCCTGGTGGACGGTTCTTCTTATCTGTACCGCGCCTTTCACGCGCTGCCACCGCTGACCACGTCCAAAGGCCTGCCGACAGGCGCGGTCAAGGGCGTGCTGAACATGCTCAAGAGTCTGCGCAAGCAGTACCCGGACAGTCCGTTCGCCGTGGTGTTCGACGCCAAGGGTGGGACGTTTCGCGATGCGCTGTACGCCGAATACAAGGCTAATCGCCCGAGCATGCCCGACGACATGCGGGTGCAGATCGAGCCGCTGCACGCCAGCGTCAAGGCCCTGGGCTTCCCGCTGCTGTGCGTGGACAACGTCGAGGCCGATGACGTGATCGGCACCCTGGCGCGCAGCAGCGCGGCGGCTGACCGTCCGGTGGTGATCTCCACCGGCGACAAGGACATGGCGCAGTTGGTCGATGGGCACATTACCTTGGTCAACACGATGACCGGTAGCGCCTTGGACGTGGCTGGCGTGAAGGAGAAGTTTGGCGTCGCTCCGGAGCAGATCATCGATTACCTGGCGTTGATGGGCGATTCGTCCGACAACATCCCGGGCGTTCCGGGCATCGGGCCGAAGACCGCTTCCGGCCTGCTGGTGGGCGTCAATGGCGGCCTGACCGAACTGTATTCACAGCTGGATATTGTCGCCACGCTGCCAATTCGCGGTGCCAAGACCCTGGCCGCCAAGCTCGAAGAGCACAAGGAAATGGCCTTCCTCTCCTATGAGCTGGCGACCATCAAGACCGACGTGCCGCTGGATGTCGGCCTCGACGACCTGCAGATGGGCGCGCCGGATCACGAGAAACTGGCCGAGCTTTACACCTTGCTGGAGTTCAAGAGCTGGTTTGAAGAAAACCAGCGGGACGCCAAGCGTGCCGGCCAGGAGATCGTCGAAGTTGCCGAAGAACAGCCCGGCGCTGCCGAGGCCAAGTACGAAGTCATCCTTGACCAGGCGCGCTTCGACGCGTGGCTGGCGAAACTCGACAAGGCGCCGCTGTTTGCCTTCGTCACCGAAACCAACGGAGGCGATGCCCAGCACTCGCAACTCGTTGGGTTGTCGTTTGCCGTGGCGCCTTTCGAAGCGGCGTATATCCCGCTGACGCATTCCTACATGGGCGTGCCCGAGCAGTTGGACCGCGACACGGTGCTCAAGGCGCTCAAGCCGCTGCTGGAAGATCCGAACAAGCTCAAGGTCGGCCAGCACGCCAAGTTCGAAACCAATATCCTGGCCAACTGCGCCATCGGTGGCGACCAAGACAACGGCATCCTGGTCCAAGGCATTGCCTTCGATACCATGCTTGAATCCTACGTGCTGGATTCCACCGCGACTCGCCACGACATGGACAGCCTGGCGCTCAAGTACCTGGGCCAAAGCAAGACCGACTTCCAGGACATCGCGGGCAAAGGCGTCAAGCAACTGACCTTCGACCAGATATCCCTGGAGCTGGCGGGGCCTTATGCCGCCGAAGACGCCGACGTAACCTTCCGCCTGCACCAGGCCTTGCAGGAAAAACTGGCCGCCACGCCGAGCCTGGGCAAGGTACTCAGCGAGATTGAAATGCCATTGATGCCGGTCCTGGCGCGGATCGAGCGCCAAGGGGCGCTGGTCGATGCCAACCTGCTGGGCGCGCAGAGTGTCGAGCTGGGCGAGAAACTGGTGGCCCTGGAGCGTGAGGCATTTGCCATCGCCGGCGAGGAATTCAACCTGGGCTCGCCGAAGCAATTGGGCGTCATCCTGTACGAAAAACTTGGCCTGCCGGTGCTCAGTAAAACCGCCAAGGGCCAGGCGTCCACCGCCGAAGCGGTGCTCGCCGAGCTGGCGGAGCAGGATTACCCGCTGCCCAAGGTGCTGATGCAGTACCGCTCGCTGAGCAAGCTCAAGAGCACCTACACCGATCGCCTGCCGGAGCAGATCAACAGCCGCACCGGGCGCGTCCATACCAATTACCAGCAAGCCGTCGCTGCGACCGGACGCCTGTCGTCCATCGACCCGAACCTGCAGAACATTCCGATTCGCACGGCCGAAGGTCGGCGCATCCGCCAGGCCTTCGTCGCGCCGAAAGGCTACAAGCTGCTGGCGGCGGATTATTCGCAGATCGAGCTGCGGATCATGGCGCACCTGGCCAAGGATGAAGGTCTGCTCCATGCGTTCCGCAACGACCTGGATGTGCACCGTGCCACCGCCGCCGAAGTGTTCGGCGTCGAACTGCAAGCCGTCACCCATGATCAGCGTCGCAGCGCCAAGGCGATCAACTTCGGCTTGATCTACGGCATGAGCGCGTTCGGCCTCGCCAAGCAGATTGGCGTCGATCGCAAGCAGTCCCAGGCCTACATCGACCGCTACTTCGCCCGTTACCCGGGTGTGTTGGAATACATGGAGCGCACCCGCGCCCAGGCGGCCGAGCAAGGTTTCGTCGAAACCATTTTCGGTCGTCGCTTGTACCTGCCAGACATCAACGCGAAGAACCCGGCCCTGCGCAAAGGCGCCGAGCGCACCGCCATCAACGCGCCGATGCAAGGCACCGCGGCTGACATCATCAAGAAAGCCATGGTGGCCGTGGATCGCTGGCTGGCGACCTCAGGGCTGGATGCGAAGGTGATCCTGCAGGTCCACGACGAACTGGTCCTGGAAGTGCGCGAAGACCTGGTCGATCAGGTGAGCGGGGAAATCCGCCAGCACATGAGCGCCGCCGCCACGCTGGACGTGCCGCTGTTGGTAGAAGTAGGTGTGGGCAATAACTGGGATGAGGCGCACTGA